The genomic interval GATCGAAAGAGGTAGATTGAGGGGGAAGCCCCCTCAAGACTTCTTTTCCCCCTTCTCCCTCAGGGAGAGCGGGTACACGCCGAAGGCGGGTCGCAGGGGGATGACGGAAAATGCGTAACTCCTAAAAGGCAGATGGGCGGATGCGCTGCGGCGCGTCCCTACAAGCGATCACGATGAACGATCACTAAGGGGCTTTTTCGATGGCTGTCGTAAACATCACGATTATCGGCACAGGGCGAATCGGCGCGTCGCTTGGCTTGGCGCTCCAAGCCTACAGCAAGCGAGGGGATGCCAAACACCAGTTTGTTGTCACAGGTTATGATCGCAAGGTGGCTCGCCTTCGCGCCGCCGCCAAACTTGGCGCAGTAGAGGCGGAAGTCCCAGAGATTACGAACGCCGTCAGCCGCGCCGATCTCGTTTTCCTTGCCATGCCTTACGGGGAAGCAAAGGAACTCTACGAACTGATGGGGGCGGCGCTGAAGCCCGGCGCAGTGGTTGTTGATACTGCCCCTCTCAAACTTCCTCCCCAAGCGTGGGCAGACCGTCACTTCCCCCGTGACCCAGAGGATGGCAGCGCCGCGGCCTACCTTGTGGGCGTCCTTCCGGTGATCAACCCCGATTACCTTGGTGACCCAGACGATTCACCGGAAGGGGCGCGGGCGGATCTGTTCACCGGCGGACTGATGATCCTCTCCCCCGCCGCCAACTGCCCCCCAGAAGCCGTCCAACTCGTCAGCGATCTGACCGAACTACTCGGCATCCGTATCCATTTTGTCGATCCCCACGAACACGATGGGATCATCGCTGGTACAGAGGGCTTGCCCGCCCTGCTCCAAGTTGCTTATTTCCAGAGTCTTTCACGAGCAAACGGGTGGGCAGACGCCGGATGGATCAGCAACCCCGCCTTTTTCCTCGCCACCTACAAGCTCTTGGACAGCGATCCCGAAACGCTTGCCGCCGAATTGCACGACAATCGGGCGAATTTGCTGCGGCGGATTGATGCCCTCAGTGCGGCTCTCCATGCTCTGCGCGATACACTCACCCACGAGAATTCCGACGCCCTAGCCGACCTGATCGATGAATCGGCACGGAAATATCGGGTGTGGGCAAACCAGCGCGAACGGAACAAATGGGAGACCGACATTGAGCCAGAAGCTACCGAACAAGGGGCGAAATCGCGCTTTTCGATGCTTGGGTTTGGCTCACTCTTACCAAGCATTGGCGGACGTAAAAAGGGAAAGAAATAACAGCGTCCGCCCGCTTGTTGCGCTGTGATCAACCTGACCAGAACCTCCACCCCAATTCGCCCCAACGTTGGTACGATTGGGCAAGATGCACGAAGGATAAAGGGTTAAATTGTG from Anaerolineales bacterium carries:
- a CDS encoding prephenate dehydrogenase, encoding MAVVNITIIGTGRIGASLGLALQAYSKRGDAKHQFVVTGYDRKVARLRAAAKLGAVEAEVPEITNAVSRADLVFLAMPYGEAKELYELMGAALKPGAVVVDTAPLKLPPQAWADRHFPRDPEDGSAAAYLVGVLPVINPDYLGDPDDSPEGARADLFTGGLMILSPAANCPPEAVQLVSDLTELLGIRIHFVDPHEHDGIIAGTEGLPALLQVAYFQSLSRANGWADAGWISNPAFFLATYKLLDSDPETLAAELHDNRANLLRRIDALSAALHALRDTLTHENSDALADLIDESARKYRVWANQRERNKWETDIEPEATEQGAKSRFSMLGFGSLLPSIGGRKKGKK